From a region of the Triticum aestivum cultivar Chinese Spring chromosome 7D, IWGSC CS RefSeq v2.1, whole genome shotgun sequence genome:
- the LOC123167787 gene encoding uncharacterized protein: protein MRREGRQRGWVRVYDRELVDPEGKRRAAHVVDADGQAVVVANGGYVRASRRPTNHSKPGGSRALDALCRKALRALDEEEEAPPPQPAARYGYSPGWWPPSSPPSRYGAVAQKQQAQVQPARSGGKASSKAGPGRNFKHGKISKTYYLDEDEIDYLYNYDS from the coding sequence ATGCGTCGCGAGGGGAGGCAGCGAGGGTGGGTGCGCGTGTACGACCGCGAGCTGGTCGACCCGGAGGGCAAGCGCCGGGCGGCGCACGTCGTGGACGCCGACGGGCAGGCCGTGGTGGTGGCCAACGGCGGGTACGTCAGGGCGTCGCGGAGGCCGACCAACCACTCCAAGCCGGGCGGCAGCCGCGCGCTCGACGCGCTCTGCAGGAAGGCCCTCCGcgcgctcgacgaggaggaggaggcgcctccGCCGCAGCCGGCCGCGCGGTACGGGTACTCGCCGGGATGgtggccgccgtcgtcgccgccgtcccgGTACGGCGCCGTCGCGCAGAAGCAGCAAGCGCAGGTTCAGCCGGCGCGTTCGGGGGGAAAGGCGTCGTCCAAGGCGGGCCCGGGCCGCAACTTCAAGCACGGCAAGATCAGCAAGACGTACTACCTCGACGAGGACGAGATCGACTATCTCTACAACTACGATTCGTGA